The Ananas comosus cultivar F153 unplaced genomic scaffold, ASM154086v1, whole genome shotgun sequence region AGTTTGGATGAGCGATAGCGTAGCGTATCGGATCGCGTCTACCGCGCAACTATCGGGTCGTGTACACAATGTAATTTATTATCGAGTCCTCGGTACAGTACATCCGACCTGGCTCATGTTAGTTGGACGCTTAGCCTTTGGAGACTgaggatgatttgagctttgagagCAACCCTTTGAGGATTGTGGCTCGCAGAAGCGTGAAAGATTCGAACAGAAATTCCTTACGTGaaaaaaaagtgctttggagcaatcacAACGAGCGcgagccacttgggagctgctGAGAGCGCACTGCATGGTGAGCAcgatccccatctttttcagatggaacGGTTGAATGGTATTTGTCCCTTTCGTAGTTTCGCGACGTAAAactccttttaggaggggtgatgGTAGCACACGGCCTTTGCAAatttgcgaagttcgagtgtttggagGGATTTCGAGCTTTCCCACACTTGGTtggggttgtagaatgtttttcaCCTAAAAAGTGCGAAAACTAGAATTCTGGATAAGTGCTGAGAGCTTTTACTCTCGGAGACGGTCCCTGGAAGAGAGAGCGGTCCCAGTGAacgtgttgcggcagccctgagcaACCGCCTGGCGCGCAGACTGGTCCCGGAGGCGCCTTCGCGAGAGACGAGAGACCGGGTcgcgcgcagggagagaccgcgTTCCcgacgttggtttttcgggttcgccaGCGATGAACATGgttccctgctggggagagaccggtccctctggcgaAAATCACAGACCGGTGCTGAGCAGATGATTGGGTTTGTGAGGGCCTcttggattttgttactctaGATGGCTTATATGCCAACACCACTCTTCCCTTCTCATGTCTCACTTCAACCTCTCCCTACATGTGACGCCCCGAGGCCCCCCTATTTTGGCCGAGTCGGCACGGTCGACAGAACCGCcgaaacggacagagtttccctgtagtcctaggcgtcgcaatcaatacaatgaaattacaagggttccaaccaggaacagatatcaaacATGATTGCATAAGGCaaagtatcacaacataacacatctatgttattacatgcattcacaataTACATTTACTTTACATTCAACTCCAAAtgaattaagttattacatcatttgcttACTAACAAATTCATACATTGTTTTCTTTCAATTACCCAAACCCCTAGGCTCATGCCGATCTCGGACCTATCTGCTGGTTCATGGTGGAGTAGGGCCGcggctatctatggagctacgcccttgcagtcgcgccaccgcgccgctcacgtgcgaacctgtaacaccccaaaacaacgtggggtgagaaccaactccatggttcccagtgggtacggccacccaagggaggagctcgaccaataggtccaaggaggcaactgcaggttagtttaataaacagatagatagatatttgactATGCAATTAATAAAACCGTACCTTGCCTCGCAAATGCAATATGAACATTATACAACTATGCAACTGCATAAATAACTAGTAGATATGTTAATTCTACTTTTACCTTGCTACTTTAGGTCATTTCATTCGATTGTAAGGTTTCCATTACCTTATGTTCTCAACTCAAGTtcaacttgcttctaaggtctctattacctcagGTTCTTGCCTcgatcactagcttataaggttcccattaacctaatcaagctaaccacccgactcggcctcgagtcaatcatccgcggatagtccgcgcactggctgcacctcagcctggctgccgtcgCAGCCTACCGCAGATCTAACTTAACCaactggcggcgaactcatcgctctcacccaacaacaactcaagtcatgacttagccatctggcggcgaactcatcgcacctcacccaacaatggttcaagtcataACTTAGTCATCTGGCAGCGACTATATCGCTCttacccaacaatggttcaagtcaacctaggcggcatcatccgataagctaaagggcgaggagaaccacacatacccaatttcagcttattctcatggcatcccgggtgaggagaaccacacatacccgttgaatcactgccaggcgaggagaaccacacatacctgcagttatgattcgcttgccatctcttttaccacaATTTCCACCGCTCCATGTGCGGCCACATCACTAGGGATTTCGGAATCCATTTCAtatagctcaagggttggtttcaaaccctatagcattgacctatctaggtccaacgtccttttcaccctaggcccaactgactctaggttcaacgtctctatcacataacctagatttacttaactctaggttcaatccataacctatgttctttaacactaggttagatgccactcgacctatgttcaataacactaggttcattgtcattcatgtccaacctatgttttatacactaggttcattgtcattcatgttcaacctatgttttatacactaggttcattgtcattcatgtccaacctatgttttatacactaggttaagtgccactcgatctatttgacatcctaattgtccatGTCGAGTCCCATAACTATCAACATTTTATCTAGCATGCATTCTTTGATGCCAACATGCATAATCTTTCTCACATGATCTACAACATGTTAATATGCAAgtaatctagcatattctcatcaTGTCATCATACATGTATTAACAAGCATATTTACATTAtgtcattaacatgcattctttaccatATGCTCgcatgcattatttagcatttctataatatgttcatcatgcattctatggtAGTCGTAGCATagcaattaacatgcattcgCCTAGCATTTAACTCTTGCATTCATCtaccatttatatgcatcaatatgaatttacatttctcttagacataaagggcgacctagtcgcttcggtaggcacaacccaccttaacacgcgttccgattgcttgtcgacacttgcaatcggcctcccgcggcacccgtatccggcacggcccgatatcgcaactgcgcctcaaccgtgctccgcttcgcagccccgaaaattataggtcctCGGTTAcgtgccacggtgcttcaaatccatttccatgattttacgacgtcgcctcggccctcccggcggacccgaagcctaaacgtccgtttctttaataactttgtaacggctcgtcggattgccgatccgtcttcgccaacgcgtttcgttacctagcaattaggtttatgaagggtcaaatgagatcaaaccctcatattttgaaagtttgcatttttgagccctaatatgaattaacctctaaataatccaaatcaaatggagcaaacatgtttagaatgctcattagaggctattagaacacttaaaactaaggattaagccaaatcctaaaagcttacctcaatgtgaacgccgcgacgacaacacaccgctccaacggccgcacgaaagcccgatccgtcgcctccaacgcgttcgcaagcatcttctccaccaaccctccaatttttagagagagatttagagagatgagagagatatctagagagagatagaggtgtttctctctctactccatgcgtgcgtgggtgtgtgctcgggctgaaggagaaagaagaagaagcatcagcttctttaTAATGCACCCCAAggcactattcactccaggcagcttgaaatctgataaatttcgttggagcccttccggatgtccgtttgagctcaaatttgacaggcatgttcggtttcacttaataagtccaaagaaattttaatatttcagtttcaaccccgtttggtcactgaaaactgtaccgaactgcaatctttatcagatagctttcggattcgatttctctctctacgggtgtcagaaaaatatgaaactttaaatctagtctcataaaaatatttctgacatctccatcaattttcataattttctgacactgtgcattttctgctaatttatctgtcccgtttcttacagaaaattctaaatcatctgttttcgctctgatttcagcacaggtcattcccaacttatatttcacttctctaaatccaataaaagtagtatctcatactatttttatttattttcacttttatatttaaaatccggtatgttacgttctaccgcaacctcaccggaaccatttaaatatacaccgtaacttcatagttttagaagtccggtaccttacatcctcccctccttaataagagtttcgtccccgaaactcaCTCACTTCAACCCAATTCACACTCTAATTCTCTTTATTGGGTGACAAGGGtgtacaatgcacttttgcatctcGGAGTGGCCTTTCGCTCATTGGAACTATCCAAAGGTCCACTACGGAGGACGTGAGACtagattcactcacatttgctgtgtgtaagtccaaaagtgcattacgggtctccgtcattcttggtggtagcgcaagtTGAAACTCAACGACACCACGCGCTTGAACACCATTCACCACTTGACATGCAAGAACTTTTCTTTGCATTTACCTTCCCCTCAGGGTATTACAATTCGATTACCAGCCTTGCTTGAAGGCAATATCATTGTGCATCGCTTCATCGTGAGTGTTCAAATCATATTTGAATCTTTGCTCTATCAAGAGATGGCCCACTCCGGTGCATCTCGATTTTGAATCCATAATAAAGCATTATCCTCAAGTTCCTCAATTCCTCCAACATAACCCAGCCTACCTGGGCAAATGCcgcactcggggaccggtctctcccttacctgggaccggttgccccgcgcTGCGCGACCCTCagcctcggggcaaccggtccttccctgtctgggaccggtccccgagagcaagctcacgcagaccacgttcgggaaccggtccctcccgccagggaccggtccccgagagcaaatctgccaagtgtagattcttgcaccatttgctctcgcggactccattgcaatgcacttttagtgcatttgacttcttcggctttcatgaagcactcccactcgacaattagtcgatcctgagcgaagtccaactctcgtaaTTTCCTTACTCTAACTCCTCCATAGAGTTATTggctaaaccgattacgtcggctttCACAGGTGGACCAACGGTCGCAAACACTACGTAGGTCTATCGCCTAACGTGTCTCAACTACGCGTAGCATTTCCCGCTCGCAAGTAGACCCAATCCTCAATTTTCGAGCGAAATTCTCACCTGGGAATTCGCACCCACTCCAagcaggagcaaccaagaccccaaaccacgtcaagtcctcgggttgggtcacaacacactaggtgtatcctcgatctcacgatccaacacgtggcattccacgcacccgggtctaagctcggactaccgtcctgaccaactctctgccctacctataggtaccggaccgctgtctctcacagctgactgcacctgcccaatgggcccagactccacagtccacaaatggtccaggcacaggtcgtccccaagcaatacccgccaacgtcgtcctacacgacatgctctacgagtacctatactcgagcgctctacgcctctataGCGTTTCAACTAAGCCAAGCAGTAGGCCACCCGCCTATGCACACCGACTACACGAGCACTACTCGCCCACCTCAACTCAGGGTGTTATTAGGCCCATATGCTCGTGCTCGATAACTATCCGACTTTTTTCTCAATAGTGATCCTACTCTCACTGTTCAATCTACCGAACCATATTCGAAATGCTTTAACTACAAGGGTATCCTCAATGTCACGgcgcaactctcgcaatctgGTTCTCATTGCCTTGAGAGCCGCTTCACCGTTTCACGTTCACCGCGAGTCTCATTTCTTGTCCAGGAACCATCACTAACAGTTTGTTAGTGCTGcatggctctctacctgctccagcaggcgctacACTCTCACGATGCAAGCATGCTCGGGTGTCTACCTACCCGaccactcggtccctactatgcaatatgtaaatagTAGCTGCTGAccatatgataaatgcatgctatgcaacaGTCCAATATTAGGTAGAAGCATATACTTGCTTAATTAACTCGTACCTGCCATGACAGTGTCAGCAGTAGTAGGTTCCTCCACCTGGGTCGCGTATCCACGGTCACCCGCTGCCCGCCGCGAGCCCCTCGGTGGCATCATCCTCAACGGTCGCGCTTCCGGCCATGCCGCAGGTAGCACACCTGTAGGCTGTCCTGGGGAGGAAAAGGCCGTCGCCCGTGTCAGGGTCTGATTATAcccttgcggacactcgtcccgtaCATGGCCCGGCTGCCCGCAACGAAGGCATCTACCATCGCGCAGCACACACCGCCGAGCCTAGTAggaaccaccacaaatcacgcatCCTGGGGAGGATCGGCTAGAGAACGACTTCGAGTGGCGCTTGGAACTTGATTGTCCACCCGAATCTCTCGATAGTGGCTTCACCCCTCCCCGCTGACGCTCAGAAGACTCGTGCTTCTCGCGCACGAAAGCATCACCGTGCTCTGCCAACAACGCTCGATCCAACACCTCCGTGAAGGTCGTGAGCCTAAGGATTTGCACCCTCTCGTAAATCTCCGGTCGAAGTCCATGTAGGAACCAATCGgccatatccttgtcatcccgtaccacatccgggacacaattcacgatACGAGAGAATTCCCGTTCATACTCTCCCACTGAGCGgcctccttgccgcagcttcctgaacctgtcctgaagctttctcttttcagtgTCGGGAAAGTAAGTCGAaaacaccaatccccgaaactcatcccatgccataggagggagactaggcgatcgattccGTCGAATGCTTTTCCACCACACTTTTGCCGACAACTTCAAACAGTGCACGgctaggggcaccttgtcccgctccaaggcGTACAGCTCCTCAAAGAGCGTTtccatagagtcaatccacatctccacgatccatggatcaacattctctccatcgaagacaggcggatcaaacttcttgaaggtCATAAGGGCCGCCAAAGCCCGCTCTTTCTCCGCCTCCACTTCCACAGAATCAGAGGCCACTACCCCTGAATCCATCGCCACTCCCGTCGATACACGGCACGCTGCTACCGGCGCAGCCGCCGCAATCTGTCGTGCTAACAACTCATGGAGCTCCTTGATCTGCTCCTCCTGTCGCAGCACTACGCCCATGAGCGTACTCATCTGCTCGCGAAGCACCGGATCTCCGCTCGCCTCGGGTTGCTCAGGGAAAACACCTGTCCCATCCCGAGTTGATCTAGACGAAggtcgcctacgcggtgccatcgttccTTGAAATACGACAACTCAATTAATTCTCAACCCTCTGGGTCAAGCACGAGACAATTTAACATtaactcaaatcgggcgaaagtcacgcaagggcgtctattctcatcactcagtttcatgttgtgtgcacccaacatgaacaccctcggttgagaataaaccacacctcgagtctacctctaatatccgtcatAGAGGTTTCAACAAAACCCAATCAATGAACCTTTCGCcataagtcacaagtcctcgtctctcacgagccttattctcctatggtttacgaTCCTAGgttctcctaggtccatctaaaccattgcccattctctactttatgctctgataccactttacctgtcacgccccgagccccgcctatttggccgagttcgggcacgtcgacagaccgccgaacggacagagtttcccctgtacgtcctaggcgtcgcaatcaatacaatgaacattacaagggttccaaccaggaacagatatcaaacatgattgcataaggaaagtatcacaacataacacatcctatgttattacatgcattcacaataatacatttactttacattcaactcccaaatgcaattaagttattacatcatttgcttactacaaattgatacattattttcttttcattacccaaacccctaggctatgccgactcggggtaccgctatctctggtctctggggtagggcgctatctatggagctacgcccttgcatcgcgccgccgcgccgctcacgtgcgaacctgtaacaccccaaaacaacgtggggtgagaaccaactccatggttcccagtgggtacggccacccaagggaggagctcgaccaataggtccaaagAGGCAgctgcaggttagtttaataaacagatagatagatattttactatgcaattaataaaaccataccttgcctcgcaaatgcaatatgaacattatgcaactatgcaactgcataaacaactagtagatatgttaattct contains the following coding sequences:
- the LOC109705030 gene encoding uncharacterized protein LOC109705030 translates to MAPRRRPSSRSTRDGTGVFPEQPEASGDPVLREQMSTLMGVVLRQEEQIKELHELLARQIAAAAPVAACRVSTGVAMDSGVVASDSVEVEAEKERALAALMTFKKFDPPVFDGENVDPWIVEMWIDSMETLFEELYALERDKVPLAVHCLKLSAKVWWKSIRRNRSPSLPPMAWDEFRGLVFSTYFPDTEKRKLQDRFRKLRQGGRSVGEYEREFSRIVNCVPDVVRDDKDMADWFLHGLRPEIYERVQILRLTTFTEVLDRALLAEHGDAFVREKHESSERQRGGVKPLSRDSGGQSSSKRHSKSFSSRSSPGCVICGGSY